In the genome of Apostichopus japonicus isolate 1M-3 chromosome 15, ASM3797524v1, whole genome shotgun sequence, one region contains:
- the LOC139980850 gene encoding probable NADH dehydrogenase, with the protein MFTLQAITHPLAISTMSIRQVCSQNCLSRSSSSVNYLKSMPRRADQSRRFFASKTTPSGRPQLVILGTGWGSYSVLKNINKKVVDVIVISPRNHFLFTPLLCSTTVGTLEFRSIIEPVRNTGFRNPEHFHHAEAVGLNIEKQVITCRSSLKNHKVYDVPYDKLVIGVGAVSNTFNVPGVKEHAFFLKEVSDARGIRNRILSNFELALQPGTSLSEKKRLLHIVIVGGGPTGVEFGAELYDFVKQDVSRLYREEQLLVRVSLIEGRKILSAFNQKLQQYAEKKIKARGQMELIQSNVIDVKSDSVTLQDGSVFPCGLVVWSTGLAPRPFVESIDFPKTPAGQILTDGNLRVKGEPSGNVFAIGDCADIEGEGLPCSAQVAERQGRYLAECLSKDNHSQPFKYQSMGMLAYVGDYKAVSDTPALKTQGFNSWILWRSAYLTRLGSWRLRMQVPLDWTKTMLFGRDTSQF; encoded by the exons ATGTTTACCCTACAAGCCATTACTCATCCCTTAGCCATCAGTACCATGAGCATACGTCAAGTATGCAGCCAGAATTGTCTTTCAAGATCCTCCTCTTCAGTGAACTACCTCAAATCAATGCCGAGAAGAGCCGATCAATCCAGGCGTTTCTTCGCCTCGAAAACTACGCCCTCTGGCAGACCTCAGCTAGTGATACTTGGCACGGGATGGGGAAGCTACAGTGTCCTGAAGAATATTAACAAGAAAGTTGTGGATGTCATTGTGATCAGCCCAaggaatcattttctttttacacCTCTTCTGTGCAGCACCACAGTGGGAACTCTAGAATTTAG GAGCATTATTGAGCCAGTTAGAAATACTGGCTTCAGGAACCCAGAACACTTTCATCACGCAGAGGCTGTTGGGCTAAACATTGAAAAACAA GTTATCACCTGTAGGAGCAGTCTGAAGAATCATAAAGTCTATGATGTCCCATACGATAAGCTGGTGATTGGTGTTGGTGCTGTCAGTAATACATTCAATGTACCCGGGGTTAAGGAACACGCTTTCTTCTTAAAG gAAGTCAGCGATGCACGAGGAATTCGAAACAGAATTTTGTCAAACTTTGAACTCGCGCTTCAGCCAGGTACATCTCTCTCAGAGAAGAAAAGGTTACTTCACATCGTCATCGTTGGAGGGGGGCCGACCGGGGTAGAGTTTGGTGCTGAACTTTACGACTTTGTCAAACAG GATGTCTCACGCTTGTACAGAGAGGAACAGTTATTGGTTCGGGTCTCTTTGATAGAAGGTAGAAAAATATTGTCAGCATTCAACCAGAAACTACAACAATATGCAGAGAAAAAGATTAAAGCTAGAGGGCAGATGGAACTCATTCAGTCCAATGTAATTG ATGTCAAGAGTGACAGTGTGACTCTTCAAGATGGATCTGTGTTTCCCTGCGGTCTTGTCGTCTGGTCTACAGGTCTGGCCCCAAG ACCATTTGTCGAGTCCATAGACTTTCCTAAAACACCTGCCGGCCAGATTCTTACAGATGGTAATCTACGGGTCAAAGGTGAACCTTCCGGAAATGTCTTTGCCATCGGAGACTGTGCAGACATAGAAGGAGAAGGTTTGCCTTGCTCAGCACAG GTTGCAGAACGCCAGGGCAGGTATTTAGCTGAATGTCTCAGTAAAGACAATCACAGTCAGCCGTTTAAATACCAAAGCATGGGCATGCTAGCTTATGTCGGTGACTACAAGGCTGTCAGTGACACTCCTGCTTTAAAGACACAAG GATTTAATTCATGGATACTCTGGAGGTCAGCTTACTTGACCCGTCTGGGTAGTTGGAGACTTAGGATGCAGGTACCTCTTGACTGGACCAAGACCATGCTGTTTGGAAGAGATACATCCCAATTCTAG